The Perca fluviatilis chromosome 17, GENO_Pfluv_1.0, whole genome shotgun sequence region AAATTTGTTGTAAAGATAAACAGACTAACTAATGCTGTTAGCTTTGTAGCATTCAGCATTATTATTCCACGTCAGACTTCTTTTTATGATCTGTTTGCTCTATGCTGACATTGTGTCTTTGTCTTTACATGGTAAGACAGGTTGTGTGTTTGCTTCTCTGTGTGCAGCATCAGCAGAGACACCCAGATATCAAACAGACTGAAGGGTCACGGAGAGATCAGAGCTGCTTATCACTAATACATCAAActgtacacgcacacacgctgACATTATTATTGGTCACGTGATCCAAATctgacaaaaagtcataaaaatgtacCTGATGGACTGTAGAGCAAACTGTctcagcatgtgtgtgcgtgcgtgcgtgcgtgcatgtgtgtgtcatatATAGAAAACATGTCATAATATCTAAAGAATAAAGTTTACAGgacaaaaagttattttgaGTATTAAGtttcgaaaaaaaaaagttttggagAAAAAGTTGGAATATTTCGAGGAAAAGGTTGAACATTATTTAGATAAATGTTAGAATCCTTTGAGAataaaactctgtgtgtgtgtgtgtgtgtgtctgcagagagCCGGCGGCCTGTGAAGGACTGTTTTCTGGCCGTCTTGTCGTCTCACGGGGACGAGGGATGCGTGTTCGGGGCTGATGGGAAACCCGTCCAACTGTGTCGTCTCTTTTCATATTTTGACAACGAAAACATGGAGAAGAAGGCCAAAGTGTTCCTTGTACAGGTCTGAGTCTTTACTgttgcacacatgcatgcacacacacacacacacacacacacacacacacactgttttctGTAGTTGTGATATCTCTCATGTTCTCTTGTATGTTAAGTGTTTTTTCTATGTTTAACTACATATGTCGCTTTTTCAACAGCTTTGTGACATTTctatcattttgtgtgtgtgtgtgtgtgtgtgtgtgtgtgtgtgtgtgtgtgtgtgtgtgtgtgtgtgttgtgtgtgtgtgtgtgtgtgtgtgtgtgtgtataggcgTGTCGGGGAGGTGGTCTGGATGACGGTGTGGAGGTGGATTCAGCTGGTGACAGCAGAGACTTCTCACAGCATCTCTCTATTCCTGTAGACACAGCTGTGATGTACGCCACACcaccaggtaaacacacacacactacctgtTCCACcaccaggtaaacacacacacactacctgtTCCACcaccaggtaaacacacacacacacacacacacactacctgtCCCACcaccaggtaaacacacacacacacacacactacctgtCCCACcaccaggcacacacacacgcacacacacactacctgtCCCACcaccaggcacacacacacactacctgtCCCACcaccaggcacacacacactacctgtCCCACcaccaggcacacacacacgcacacacacactacctgtCCCACcaccaggcacacacacacgcacacacacactacctgtCCCACcaccaggcacacacacacttcctgtcccACCGCCAGGTAAACACCTCTCAATCCTCCCCTCTTCTCCTCTGTttcttccctccttcctctcctcagGTTACGGGGCGTTCATGCACCCACTCGGATCCGTCTTCCTCCAGACGTTCTGCACTTTATTAAAGGAGGACGGCAACCGTAACCTGGAGCTGACGCGCCTGATGACCCGCCTCTCCCACCGGGTGGCCTACAGCTTCCAGGCCAAAGGGAAGTTCGCTGGGAAGAAAGAGATGCCGTGCCTCGTCACACGCCTGACCAGAGAAGTGTTCCCGTTCGCTGAGCCGAGGAAAGACAGCGGCGCCGCGGAGCTCTCGGCCACCTCGCTGCTCGACACTCAACACGTGTCCACACGCACTGCTTCCATCAGTTAGCCGCAGCTGCAGAGTGGACGTGACAGTTATGATCAGCAGGTATGGAGACGGCTGAGACAGACGAGATAAACCTGTTGGGAATGCCCTCACGCTGTCTGACATCCTGCAGAAAATCAATGTCATCAGGGAAATATTCTGCTGAGATATTTTGCACATACTTTACATACTCTGGAGGAGATTAGATATTTAAATGTAAAGCTGTAACTCCAAGAAACTCTAAACCATCAGGTAACATGATCAGAGTTTTAAGGTGAAGGATTTTGCCAGATGAAGGTCTAGTACCAAAACGTTGCCTACTATTACATTCATTTCCTGCAAGTTTgacagtgtgcaggagtttATTGCAgcttatgtttaaatatgagaAATGTAAAGCTgtatttaaaaaggaacacgccgacttatcgggactttagcttattcaccgtaacccccagagttagactagtccatacatacccttctcatctccgtgcgtgctgtaacgctgtctgacggctccagcagcatcagcccatcacagaacagacaggtgaatggttccagtaatcctactgctcccaataagtgacaaaataacgccaacatgttcctatttacatgttgtgatttgtagagtcacagcgtgtacaaaaaacaacgtaacatgagacaccgccatcttctaaccgtaaacaaaccgggaactatattctcaggcggaagaatatagtacttgggcggagtgatatgctcgcagcaagcctgtctgagaatatagttcccagtttgtttacggttagaagatggctgtgtctcatgttacgttgttttttgtacacgctgtgactctacaaatcacaacatgtaaacaggaacatgttggcgttattttgtcacttttgtcacaattcggagcagtaggctagttggaaccagttacctgcaggatctgtgctaggctaagctaatgctggagccgtcagacagcgttacagcacgcacggagatgagaagggtatgtatcgacttgtcttactctgggggttacggtgaataagacaaagtcccaataagtctgcgtgttcctttaatgcaCCTGTGTGCTGATGTTTGAGTGTGTAAACTTGCAAAGAAACTCTCGCATACTGTCTAACTACAAACTACACACTTCTGTCTAAAAGTGAAACAATGGGTTTGAAAGTCCAAAGGTAGGGGAACGGAGCTGAGCGATGAGCACAGAGTACCATGTTACTGTGTTGTAATGCTACCTAATGTTAACATGTCCTGTTTTTACTGCAGCTTATCAGCATCCTTCCTCATCTGCTGCTTGGACTATTTCACCTGTAGTTATAAAATAAGGACATTGACTGTCAAATATATTCATATGATCTTTTATTGTGTAACATGCTTTTTATCTACCATTTAATATTGAACATTTTGGTGCTCCGTAATTCATCTAAGTGATGACGAGATGATGCCTCATGAAGTGGTGAAGCTTTCCAGCAAAGTGGTTCATTTCTCACGATACCACCGGTTGGCCAAAGAACGTAACAGGCAGATATATTACCTATGATCTGATATTTTGCGCAAGTAAATGCTTAGAAAATGATGATCAATTTCCACGTAATCCGTTCATATCAACacagtgtgtcttgtgtgtggtATACTGTCACTAATGATTGTATAACATAACTGTATAATAAATAGATTGCCTTGAGAGGAATGTGGCTATCAAATGTGTTTAAGTCAATCCTTTGGTCATaatgtagtctggatcaacagcgCGTGGCTCACActccggatgtccctctttctgtgtgtcaccgttctcaaactccgttCTCTTCGGGAAACTACAACAGACACCGAGCTAGCGAGCtccacgctgaaaatgtcaagttgtgaagaacatttggacggtgcaacaaggcaggtctgctcggttctttcggggaatgattggaAAGATTCTCtttaactgggacgtttttggAAACGATTgatgggattgctgtggacgaagtacacactgAGATACACTGATCATGATATGATAATGGGGCAATATTAGTTGTATAAGACTAGAAAGTACCAGTGGTTCAACAGGGCAGAGGGCAGTGAATTTGCTTGTGTAGATCATGGATGTGTAATAAAGCCATGTGGTATTGACAGGCAGCGAGGCTTCAGACGTCAACGATGACGTAATTTCTCTAAAAAAGGATAACAAGCTTCGATAAGCGCTTCACACAGAACTTCCGGGATTTCTCGACACAAGCTCCGAAGCCTCGGGACAGGATGTAACGTCACAAGTTATTCCACAATCTGTAGCAAACCTGTTATGATCGGCTATGGAAAGTAAACCCAGAGGTAGAAGTCAGTAACTAATGCAGAGATTTAAGTGAAGTCTACAAAAGGATTGGGACATGTAGTGTATTGGTCCACATTCTCAGTctcattgtctgtgtgtgttataagAATATTAAATACATTACGAGAATGATAAGACATTGAACCTCAGCAGAACTGAAAGTAGATGGACAACTGTTACTTAAAACAAAACTGATATTACAGGCCGAGACACATTTACTCACCTGTAGCTGCAGAGTTACATCATCGTCTGCTGACACACTGATGACTcatcaaataaatacaaacctgcattattatgTAAGATAGTGAATTACAAATTACAgcactttattttttgaaatctggttttaaaacctgcaaacttttacttgtaactgcTTTATCCTAAATTATTTATCAAATAATTTTCCTAAATTTTCtgaacatt contains the following coding sequences:
- the LOC120545680 gene encoding caspase-3-like, encoding MDDSGECNRAVLVSVAQFVPGVSLGRRPGADKDTKTLHRTLSKLGFKVDIHSDLSGDEIYQLFLKESRRPVKDCFLAVLSSHGDEGCVFGADGKPVQLCRLFSYFDNENMEKKAKVFLVQACRGGGLDDGVEVDSAGDSRDFSQHLSIPVDTAVMYATPPGYGAFMHPLGSVFLQTFCTLLKEDGNRNLELTRLMTRLSHRVAYSFQAKGKFAGKKEMPCLVTRLTREVFPFAEPRKDSGAAELSATSLLDTQHVSTRTASIS